One region of Azoarcus sp. CIB genomic DNA includes:
- a CDS encoding DUF2933 domain-containing protein — MSEQHDREQPVHRRGGADSRVKWVFFGFLALAAFFLFTEHRAHLLGILPWLFLLACPLMHIFMHGGHGGHGGHNQGDTQNKTEGDEK; from the coding sequence ATGTCAGAGCAACATGATAGGGAACAGCCGGTCCACAGACGCGGGGGGGCTGACTCACGGGTGAAATGGGTATTCTTCGGCTTTCTCGCGCTGGCCGCGTTTTTTCTCTTCACTGAACACCGCGCTCATCTCCTCGGCATCTTGCCGTGGCTTTTCCTGTTGGCCTGTCCGTTGATGCACATCTTCATGCACGGCGGACACGGTGGGCATGGTGGGCACAATCAGGGGGACACACAGAATAAAACGGAAGGAGATGAGAAATGA
- a CDS encoding isoprenylcysteine carboxylmethyltransferase family protein, whose product MTDTPSYGLWSLVIINSIFFIAFAFSFARPRSTRDWRSLGAYSAFIVALFTEMYGFPLTIYVLSGWLSSRFPGVDFLAHDSGHLLEVMFGWRSNPHFGPFHLLSTAFIVGGFWLLSKAWPVLYRAQREHRVADTGPYARIRHPQYVAFVLVMFGFLLQWPTLITLALFPVLLIVYARLAHQEERDVLVEFGEAYVQYRERTPAFIPVLGRQPPDATE is encoded by the coding sequence ATGACCGACACGCCTTCCTACGGCCTATGGTCGCTGGTCATCATCAACTCAATCTTTTTCATCGCGTTTGCGTTCAGCTTCGCAAGGCCCCGCAGCACGCGCGATTGGCGTTCGCTCGGCGCTTACTCCGCCTTCATCGTCGCCTTGTTCACGGAGATGTACGGGTTTCCGCTCACAATCTACGTGCTGTCCGGTTGGCTATCCTCGCGCTTTCCGGGTGTTGATTTCCTCGCTCATGATTCGGGCCACCTGCTCGAAGTCATGTTCGGTTGGCGATCTAACCCGCATTTTGGCCCGTTTCATCTCCTTAGCACGGCGTTCATCGTCGGCGGTTTCTGGTTGCTTTCAAAAGCTTGGCCGGTGCTTTATCGCGCACAGCGTGAGCATCGCGTGGCGGACACCGGTCCCTATGCAAGAATTCGGCATCCTCAGTATGTTGCCTTCGTCCTCGTGATGTTTGGATTCCTGTTGCAGTGGCCCACATTGATCACGTTGGCGCTATTTCCCGTGTTGCTTATCGTGTACGCGCGCCTGGCGCACCAAGAAGAACGTGACGTACTCGTTGAATTTGGCGAAGCCTACGTGCAGTACCGGGAACGCACGCCGGCATTCATCCCTGTCCTGGGGCGGCAACCGCCCGATGCAACCGAGTGA
- a CDS encoding class I SAM-dependent methyltransferase — translation MSRRSIDNWMWICPALAIGVAAVVVSLWGLTWPSATLVAVLLACPGVLVWGGLQLRRSGAFPPGPAPRTAGMTMGWAAPIYDWYFPKLGLGKAFRMETLRHAALQAGEHVLEVGCGTGVLTRLAAEAIEASGEAIGIDAAPAMIVVARENAARAGSRASFQLAAIETLPFPDATFDVVLASAMLHHLPPEAKEAGLKSVRRVLKPSGRLVIADLDRPANPLWWWLLWPLLAMPMTAGNLRGEIPAFLQRNGFGSVQMQGRWMQLLALWVARSGSTQGEGS, via the coding sequence ATGAGCCGACGATCAATCGACAACTGGATGTGGATCTGTCCTGCCTTGGCGATCGGGGTGGCAGCAGTCGTCGTGTCGCTGTGGGGACTCACGTGGCCAAGTGCGACGCTTGTCGCCGTTCTGCTCGCCTGCCCGGGAGTGCTGGTATGGGGCGGCCTGCAGTTGCGCCGGTCAGGCGCCTTTCCCCCTGGCCCCGCCCCCCGCACGGCGGGAATGACTATGGGCTGGGCCGCGCCGATCTACGACTGGTACTTCCCCAAACTCGGCCTCGGCAAAGCCTTTCGGATGGAGACGCTGCGCCATGCTGCACTACAGGCAGGCGAGCACGTGCTGGAAGTCGGCTGTGGCACGGGCGTTCTGACCCGGCTCGCCGCAGAAGCGATCGAGGCGTCGGGCGAGGCAATCGGCATTGACGCGGCACCGGCCATGATCGTCGTCGCCCGTGAGAATGCCGCCCGCGCAGGTAGTCGTGCGAGCTTCCAGCTTGCGGCCATCGAAACGCTGCCATTTCCCGACGCCACCTTCGACGTGGTGCTGGCGAGCGCGATGTTGCATCACCTCCCGCCGGAAGCGAAGGAAGCCGGGCTCAAGAGCGTGCGCCGCGTCCTGAAGCCCTCGGGACGTCTTGTCATTGCCGACCTCGACCGGCCGGCGAACCCGCTGTGGTGGTGGCTGCTCTGGCCCTTGTTGGCCATGCCAATGACCGCCGGAAACCTGCGCGGCGAGATTCCCGCTTTTCTGCAGCGAAACGGGTTCGGCTCTGTCCAAATGCAGGGGCGTTGGATGCAGTTGCTAGCGCTCTGGGTGGCACGTTCAGGCTCAACGCAAGGAGAAGGATCATGA
- the copK gene encoding periplasmic Cu(I)/Cu(II)-binding protein CopK — protein MLTKAIAAAASVIIATSAFAVDRGNVEKAYELKDGSTVYVFKDGKMAMENKVGQVVTMKEGHAMETKDGKKIMMKGNEIWRLENELHREHQTN, from the coding sequence ATGCTTACGAAAGCAATCGCCGCAGCCGCATCCGTGATCATCGCCACCTCGGCATTCGCAGTGGACCGAGGAAATGTCGAGAAAGCCTATGAGTTGAAAGATGGCTCCACCGTCTACGTCTTTAAGGACGGCAAGATGGCGATGGAGAACAAAGTTGGGCAAGTTGTTACGATGAAGGAAGGTCATGCGATGGAAACAAAGGATGGAAAAAAAATAATGATGAAGGGTAACGAAATCTGGCGTCTAGAGAACGAGCTGCATCGCGAGCATCAGACAAACTGA
- a CDS encoding heavy metal translocating P-type ATPase, with translation MHDHYDSDNPRDDVATKDPVCGMTVKPDSPHHASHNGHVYHFCSAKCHDKFKVEPERYLKPAPAMHVRATPDVAADTEYTCPMHPEIRQMGPGTCPKCGMTLEPVLPGEDEGDNPELTEFRHRFWWTLPLTVIVTVVAMSGGMFDPLLGPARPWVEMALATPVVLWSGWPFFVRGVQSIRNRSPNMWTLIGLGTGAAYVYSVIATVAPDVFPPSFRIGEHVAVYFEAAAVIISLTLLGQVLELKARSETGAAIKALLGLAPKTARRIREDGSEEDIPLTHVHPGDRLRVRPGEKVPVDGAVEEGSSAVDESMLTGEPIPVTKRPGDKLIGATLNASGALVMVAEKIGSQTVLSQIVQMVAQAQRSRAPMQRMADRVAGWFVVGVVAIALLTLFVWGLFGPQPSWAYGLINAVAVLIIACPCALGLATPMSVMVATGKAATHGVLFRDAAAIESMRQVDTLIVDKTGTLTEGKPAFHGLAPAPGWTEAEVLRVAASLDQGSEHPLAHAIVAEAKKRALGLSTAGTFESSSGIGVRGTIDGQAVALGNTALMEDEGVDWRPLEARAEALRQEGASVMFLAVAGRIAGLLAVSDPIKASTAEALEGLRATGLRIIMATGDGLTTARAIGRQLGIDELHGEVKPKDKDDLVAKLQAEGRIVAMAGDGINDAPALARANVGIAMGTGTDVAMNSAHLTLVKGDLRGIATARALSVATVRNMHQNLTFAFLYNALGVPIAAGVLYPFLGLLLSPLIAALAMSLSSASVVGNALRLRTTIL, from the coding sequence GTGCACGATCATTACGATTCCGATAATCCGCGCGATGACGTAGCGACCAAGGATCCAGTGTGCGGCATGACCGTCAAACCGGATTCGCCACATCATGCGAGCCACAATGGTCACGTCTATCACTTCTGCAGCGCAAAGTGTCACGACAAATTCAAGGTGGAGCCGGAGCGTTATCTGAAACCGGCACCGGCAATGCACGTTAGAGCGACGCCGGACGTCGCGGCAGACACTGAATACACCTGCCCGATGCACCCCGAAATCCGCCAAATGGGCCCGGGCACATGCCCGAAATGCGGTATGACGCTCGAACCGGTGCTTCCCGGCGAAGACGAGGGCGACAATCCGGAGCTGACGGAATTTCGCCACCGCTTCTGGTGGACGCTGCCGCTGACAGTCATCGTGACTGTGGTCGCGATGTCGGGCGGCATGTTCGATCCGCTGCTCGGACCGGCGCGGCCGTGGGTCGAAATGGCTCTCGCGACGCCGGTCGTGCTGTGGTCCGGCTGGCCGTTCTTCGTTCGTGGCGTGCAGTCGATCCGCAACCGCAGCCCGAACATGTGGACCCTGATCGGCCTCGGAACCGGCGCCGCTTACGTCTATAGCGTGATCGCAACCGTCGCACCCGACGTGTTTCCGCCGTCGTTCCGGATCGGAGAGCACGTCGCGGTGTATTTCGAAGCTGCCGCGGTGATCATCTCGCTGACGCTACTCGGCCAGGTCCTCGAACTTAAGGCCCGTTCGGAGACCGGCGCGGCGATTAAGGCGCTGCTCGGGCTCGCGCCGAAGACGGCGCGCCGGATCCGCGAAGACGGCAGCGAGGAGGACATCCCCCTGACCCACGTCCATCCGGGCGACCGCTTGCGCGTGCGTCCAGGCGAAAAGGTACCGGTCGACGGTGCTGTCGAGGAAGGGTCGAGCGCGGTCGACGAGTCGATGCTGACCGGCGAACCGATCCCGGTGACGAAGCGGCCCGGTGACAAGCTGATCGGCGCGACGCTCAACGCCAGCGGCGCGCTCGTCATGGTCGCGGAGAAGATCGGCTCGCAGACCGTGCTGTCGCAGATCGTGCAGATGGTCGCCCAGGCGCAGCGCTCGCGCGCGCCGATGCAGCGGATGGCCGACCGCGTCGCGGGCTGGTTCGTCGTCGGCGTCGTCGCGATCGCGCTGCTGACGCTGTTCGTCTGGGGCCTCTTCGGGCCGCAGCCGAGTTGGGCGTACGGGCTCATCAACGCGGTCGCCGTGCTGATCATCGCCTGCCCGTGCGCGCTCGGGCTCGCGACACCGATGTCGGTGATGGTCGCGACCGGCAAGGCCGCGACCCACGGCGTGCTGTTCCGCGATGCCGCCGCGATCGAATCGATGCGCCAAGTCGATACGCTGATCGTCGACAAGACCGGCACTCTGACCGAAGGCAAACCCGCGTTCCACGGCCTCGCCCCGGCGCCTGGCTGGACCGAAGCCGAAGTCCTGCGCGTCGCCGCGAGCCTCGACCAGGGCAGCGAACACCCGCTCGCGCATGCAATCGTCGCCGAGGCGAAAAAGCGCGCTCTCGGCCTCAGCACCGCAGGCACCTTCGAATCCTCGTCCGGCATCGGCGTGCGCGGCACGATCGACGGACAGGCCGTCGCACTCGGCAACACCGCGCTGATGGAAGACGAAGGCGTCGACTGGCGGCCGCTCGAGGCGCGGGCCGAGGCGTTGCGGCAGGAAGGCGCAAGCGTGATGTTCCTCGCGGTCGCGGGCAGGATCGCCGGACTGCTCGCCGTCTCCGACCCAATCAAGGCGTCGACGGCCGAAGCGCTCGAAGGGCTGCGCGCGACCGGCCTGCGCATCATCATGGCGACCGGCGACGGCCTCACGACCGCGCGCGCGATCGGCCGACAGCTAGGCATCGACGAGTTGCACGGCGAGGTCAAGCCGAAGGACAAGGACGACCTCGTCGCGAAGCTGCAGGCCGAAGGCCGCATCGTCGCGATGGCGGGCGACGGCATCAACGATGCGCCCGCGCTCGCGCGCGCGAATGTCGGCATCGCGATGGGCACCGGCACCGACGTCGCGATGAACAGCGCGCACCTTACGCTCGTCAAGGGCGACCTGCGCGGCATCGCCACCGCGCGCGCGCTGTCCGTAGCAACGGTGCGCAACATGCACCAGAACCTGACGTTCGCGTTCCTGTATAACGCGCTCGGCGTGCCGATCGCGGCTGGCGTGCTATACCCGTTCCTGGGTCTTCTGTTGTCGCCGCTCATCGCTGCGCTGGCGATGAGTCTCAGTTCGGCCTCCGTGGTCGGGAATGCACTAAGACTTCGCACCACAATACTCTGA
- the copK gene encoding periplasmic Cu(I)/Cu(II)-binding protein CopK encodes MLSKLAIVAASFLVTASALAVDEGNVTKSYPLKDGSTVYVFKDGKMAMEDKLGRLVTMKEGHTMETTDGQRIMMKGNEIWRLERELHRDRGGS; translated from the coding sequence ATGCTTAGTAAGCTCGCAATTGTTGCTGCATCGTTCCTCGTTACCGCGTCTGCGTTGGCCGTAGATGAGGGGAACGTGACGAAGTCGTATCCGTTGAAGGATGGATCAACGGTTTATGTATTCAAGGATGGAAAGATGGCCATGGAGGACAAATTGGGGCGCCTTGTTACCATGAAGGAAGGACACACGATGGAAACAACGGACGGTCAGAGGATCATGATGAAGGGCAATGAAATCTGGCGTCTCGAGCGCGAGTTGCATCGTGATCGTGGAGGTAGTTGA
- a CDS encoding ankyrin repeat domain-containing protein: MAGGRTARRFARYRGGHLIFLAAFHRQWAVIDNLLAHGASVDLPDRRGWTPLFWAAFKGHADIVSFLIGRGPNPDVRNSDGEWPLFWAA, from the coding sequence ATGGCAGGAGGACGGACTGCCCGTCGCTTCGCAAGATACCGAGGGGGGCACCTGATCTTCCTGGCGGCATTTCACCGTCAGTGGGCCGTTATTGACAACCTGTTGGCGCACGGTGCATCGGTCGACCTACCCGATCGCCGCGGGTGGACGCCGCTCTTCTGGGCCGCTTTCAAGGGCCATGCGGACATCGTTTCATTCCTGATCGGCCGTGGCCCCAACCCCGACGTGCGGAACTCGGACGGGGAGTGGCCTCTGTTCTGGGCCGCCTAA
- a CDS encoding HD-GYP domain-containing protein, with protein MGASLHGRHTLELRPTFAGTCHCCGTRVVSRTPWKSSQQTCERCFLEELSRGCSRCGELNAAFAEALADALDLREHETGLHSRRVACHTVVLAKRIFPNDEQRLAQIYWGALLHDLGKIGVPDGVLLKVGPLTENEWTIMRRHPDDGHRLVGRLAGMEEAADIVRSHEERFDGGGYPRGLRGEDIPFGARLFAVVDTLDAMTSDRPYRQGLTFDAAKAEILHMSGSQFDPVAVNALLAEEAVLRQMVDMKCVSEPTKST; from the coding sequence ATGGGTGCGTCGTTACATGGGAGGCACACATTGGAGCTTCGACCTACCTTTGCAGGGACGTGTCATTGCTGCGGTACCCGTGTCGTTTCTCGTACGCCGTGGAAATCAAGCCAGCAGACTTGTGAGCGCTGTTTTCTCGAAGAGTTGTCCCGCGGGTGCTCACGCTGTGGTGAACTGAACGCTGCGTTTGCAGAAGCGCTCGCAGATGCTCTTGATCTGCGTGAGCATGAGACTGGCTTGCATTCCCGGCGTGTTGCGTGCCACACGGTTGTCCTGGCTAAGCGCATTTTTCCTAACGATGAACAGCGATTGGCCCAGATATACTGGGGCGCTCTTCTGCATGACTTGGGCAAAATCGGAGTGCCGGATGGTGTTTTATTGAAGGTAGGGCCGCTCACGGAAAACGAATGGACCATCATGCGTCGGCATCCGGATGATGGCCATCGGTTAGTTGGCCGACTGGCCGGCATGGAAGAGGCGGCCGATATCGTGCGCAGTCATGAAGAAAGGTTCGATGGCGGCGGGTATCCGCGTGGCCTGCGGGGTGAGGATATTCCCTTCGGTGCGAGGCTATTTGCCGTTGTCGACACCCTTGATGCCATGACGTCAGACCGGCCGTACCGTCAGGGGCTCACATTTGATGCGGCGAAGGCGGAGATACTCCACATGTCCGGCAGCCAATTCGACCCTGTTGCGGTGAATGCACTACTCGCCGAGGAGGCCGTACTGCGTCAGATGGTGGACATGAAATGCGTGTCTGAACCCACTAAATCAACCTAG
- the copK gene encoding periplasmic Cu(I)/Cu(II)-binding protein CopK: protein MLKKLIVAAASVLVATSALAVDESNVEKSYVMKDGSTVYVFKDGKMAMENKFGRVERMAEGHVMETKDGQKIMMKGDEIWRLERALHPNRGGR from the coding sequence ATGCTCAAAAAACTCATTGTCGCAGCAGCCTCGGTCTTGGTCGCGACGTCGGCCCTTGCAGTTGACGAGAGTAACGTAGAAAAATCGTATGTAATGAAGGATGGATCGACGGTTTATGTTTTCAAGGATGGCAAGATGGCCATGGAGAACAAATTCGGCCGGGTTGAAAGGATGGCGGAGGGGCACGTGATGGAGACTAAGGATGGCCAGAAGATCATGATGAAGGGCGATGAAATCTGGCGTCTTGAAAGGGCCTTGCATCCAAATCGCGGCGGTCGCTGA
- a CDS encoding CzcE family metal-binding protein codes for MKTTKSSVAYASILLFGTASALAGEQYSAPSETQVGALIRVAASAAHARQAARYGYASLATAERSITIDNQTRHINVVRMETIAIRVGEKTVTWTFDTLGTSSFPLSEIIPGTEQVTVYVDENPMYRGGQ; via the coding sequence ATGAAAACTACTAAATCTAGCGTAGCTTACGCATCAATACTGCTGTTTGGGACAGCGAGCGCACTTGCTGGTGAGCAGTATTCCGCGCCGAGCGAAACGCAAGTTGGAGCTTTAATCCGGGTTGCCGCAAGCGCCGCTCATGCACGCCAGGCTGCCCGCTATGGATACGCATCGCTGGCGACGGCGGAGCGGAGCATAACCATTGACAATCAGACCCGCCATATCAACGTTGTGAGAATGGAAACGATTGCAATACGCGTCGGAGAAAAAACTGTTACGTGGACCTTCGATACCTTGGGAACCTCTAGTTTTCCGCTGTCGGAAATCATCCCTGGCACGGAGCAGGTAACCGTATATGTTGACGAGAATCCGATGTACCGAGGAGGTCAGTGA